Proteins encoded in a region of the Dreissena polymorpha isolate Duluth1 chromosome 6, UMN_Dpol_1.0, whole genome shotgun sequence genome:
- the LOC127836563 gene encoding EGF-like repeat and discoidin I-like domain-containing protein 3, with amino-acid sequence MSVWCVCGFSELDQCRSNPCKNNGVCTDAYGNYTCHCTTQYGGRTCTINCENEAVGVAYGVRKIPDAQMSGYYAFGGSDHKAYEGPLESTTGWIGENAASWLLIDFGNERKVHAVATQGYSDTFNLVTYKLACSVDGNSFIDAASTNFTGSGASFKTITKQVLPSPVICRYLRFLPLTWTNSHPGFRVEVYACDEY; translated from the exons ATGTCCGTTTGGTGTGTTTGTGGCTTTTCAGAGCTGGACCAGTGTCGCTCTAACCCCTGCAAGAACAACGGAGTCTGCACGGACGCGTACGGCAACTACACTTGTCATTGCACAACACAATATGGCGGACGCACGTGCACAATAA ATTGTGAGAACGAGGCTGTGGGCGTGGCTTATGGTGTTCGGAAGATCCCGGATGCGCAGATGTCGGGCTACTACGCGTTCGGCGGAAGTGACCACAAGGCGTACGAGGGCCCCCTCGAAAGTACCACTGGGTGGATCGGCGAGAACGCGGCCTCGTGGCTGCTG ATTGATTTTGGCAACGAGCGTAAGGTTCACGCTGTTGCCACGCAAGGCTACTCGGACACGTTCAATCTGGTCACCTACAAACTCGCATGCAGCGTCGACGGCAACTCGTTCATTGACGCAGCATCAACG AATTTTACCGGAAGTGGAGCGAGCTTTAAGACGATTACGAAGCAAGTTCTCCCGTCTCCAGTCATCTGTCGCTACCTTCGCTTCCTTCCACTCACGTGGACGAATTCACATCCGGGTTTTCGCGTAGAGGTTTACGCATGTGACGAATACTAA